The following are encoded in a window of Planctomycetaceae bacterium genomic DNA:
- a CDS encoding flavin prenyltransferase UbiX, translated as MSFRQMNQHKPVSDVIVLAITGASGTAYAIRLAQVLLQSDIQLHLVMSGAARQVAHREIASTPPGDNSNLDEWRQFFATALTTGHCGRWGFRSVEGISCGSSPGGSPGGSLVVHEPNDYSAGIASGSFRTRGMVICPCSMGTLSSIACGASTNLIQRAADVHLKERRPLLLAPRETPLSTIAIDNMHRLSQAGATILPMMPGFYHQPSSIGDLIDFIVARICDQLGVDHTLSHRWGLDSQDA; from the coding sequence ATGTCTTTCAGGCAGATGAATCAACACAAACCGGTGTCCGATGTGATTGTGCTTGCGATCACGGGAGCAAGCGGTACCGCATACGCCATTCGGCTGGCACAGGTTCTGCTTCAGTCCGACATTCAGCTGCATCTGGTGATGAGCGGTGCTGCACGGCAGGTTGCCCATCGTGAGATTGCCTCAACGCCACCGGGGGACAACTCCAATCTCGACGAATGGCGACAGTTCTTTGCTACTGCTCTGACGACGGGCCATTGCGGTCGGTGGGGATTTCGTTCCGTCGAAGGGATTTCCTGCGGCAGCTCTCCCGGAGGTTCTCCCGGAGGTTCTCTCGTCGTTCACGAACCGAATGATTATAGCGCGGGAATTGCAAGCGGTTCTTTTCGTACCCGGGGAATGGTGATCTGTCCGTGTTCGATGGGCACGTTATCGTCCATTGCCTGTGGAGCCTCAACAAATCTGATTCAGCGTGCCGCAGACGTTCATCTGAAAGAGCGGCGGCCGCTGCTGCTGGCGCCTCGGGAAACACCGTTAAGCACAATTGCCATCGATAACATGCACCGCCTTTCTCAGGCTGGCGCGACAATTCTGCCGATGATGCCAGGGTTTTATCATCAACCCTCATCGATCGGCGATCTGATCGACTTTATTGTCGCAAGAATTTGTGATCAGCTTGGTGTCGACCACACGCTGTCTCATCGTTGGGGGCTTGACAGTCAGGATGCTTGA
- a CDS encoding glycosyltransferase family 4 protein, with the protein MKVAYVCADAGVPVFGTKGCSIHVQEIVRAFLQRGDTVDLFVAKVGGHTPPDLSNCRVREFRTSKQASVSEREAARQELAGTIAQAIPMQQYDLVYERYSLWSDMTQMLAARNNVSSILEVNAPLIDEQLTHRELLDRESTERITLNAFQHAQSIVAVSSEVADYIRRFCGRKSGSCPAGLRVVPNGVDVNRFHPEVAVIDGSEDFTIGFVGSLKPWHGVESLITAFARFTEAYPESRLKIIGDGPMRDVLKATVEQSASTSRQRITFTGAVAPNQMPHHLASMDVAVAPYLKNEGFYFSPLKVYEYMACGLPVVASDTGQLSTLIDHGTNGLLYKPGNIDELLKALVRLVESTELREKLGQAARATVVQQHSWQHCLDRVLNDVVCATA; encoded by the coding sequence ATGAAGGTTGCATACGTGTGCGCAGATGCGGGAGTGCCAGTATTTGGTACGAAGGGTTGCTCGATCCATGTGCAGGAAATCGTCAGAGCGTTTCTGCAACGTGGCGACACGGTGGATCTGTTTGTTGCGAAAGTCGGTGGTCATACCCCACCCGACCTGTCGAATTGCCGGGTTCGCGAATTCAGAACGAGCAAACAAGCGTCCGTTTCAGAACGCGAAGCCGCCCGGCAGGAACTCGCCGGAACGATCGCTCAGGCCATCCCAATGCAACAGTATGACCTGGTGTATGAACGCTATTCGCTGTGGAGCGACATGACTCAGATGCTGGCAGCCCGCAATAATGTTTCCTCAATCCTTGAAGTCAATGCCCCGCTGATTGACGAACAGTTGACGCATCGTGAACTACTGGACAGAGAATCGACCGAACGTATTACATTGAACGCCTTTCAGCATGCTCAATCCATCGTGGCTGTTTCCAGTGAAGTGGCAGATTACATCCGTCGCTTCTGCGGTCGAAAATCAGGGAGCTGCCCGGCAGGCTTGCGGGTTGTGCCGAATGGCGTGGACGTGAACCGTTTCCATCCCGAAGTGGCAGTGATCGATGGCTCCGAAGACTTTACGATTGGATTTGTCGGATCGCTGAAACCCTGGCATGGAGTTGAATCGCTGATTACTGCCTTTGCCCGATTTACAGAGGCCTATCCAGAATCTCGTCTGAAGATCATTGGCGACGGCCCCATGCGAGACGTGCTGAAAGCAACCGTTGAACAGTCGGCTTCAACTTCCAGACAGCGAATTACGTTCACTGGAGCCGTCGCGCCCAATCAGATGCCACACCACCTTGCGTCGATGGATGTCGCGGTCGCCCCGTATCTGAAGAACGAAGGCTTCTACTTTTCTCCGTTGAAGGTGTACGAGTACATGGCGTGCGGTCTGCCGGTTGTTGCCAGCGACACTGGTCAGCTATCGACCCTCATTGACCACGGCACCAACGGACTTCTATACAAGCCAGGCAATATTGATGAGCTTCTGAAGGCTCTTGTCAGGCTTGTTGAATCGACTGAACTACGAGAGAAACTGGGACAGGCTGCGCGTGCCACGGTCGTGCAACAGCATTCGTGGCAGCACTGTCTTGACCGCGTTCTGAATGATGTGGTCTGCGCCACCGCGTAG
- a CDS encoding DUF1559 domain-containing protein: MNSNRYPRQYSEYALSCELVILRRGFSIQELLVSIAIIAILLALILPAVQQARQAAHRAHCASNLRQLGVALHNYHDRYNLFPPGNINGISMFARILPDIEQTAIFSRIDFQDYDSPVNSDVRNTPIPLLHCPMDGVSVNTNKTNYVGNCGTGVQSNGQFLGMFGPIDGFGGQPIAAAEIVDGLSNTVAYSESLVSTDASPDEQREAPFRVVWRFGGAKDADLEDFLSACDALPTTADLSSIDRGRDWLSGNGAYTLYNHSQTPNRKSCSFQDSILFGSYVANSLHTGGVNIGLADGSVRFVGNDIDKDIWRASATRSGREGTEGF, encoded by the coding sequence ATGAATAGTAACCGCTACCCACGACAGTACAGCGAATATGCCCTCTCGTGCGAATTGGTAATTCTTAGGCGAGGGTTCTCAATTCAGGAATTGCTTGTTTCGATAGCAATCATTGCGATTTTACTGGCCCTGATTCTGCCCGCCGTCCAGCAGGCGAGACAAGCGGCCCACCGGGCACATTGTGCGTCAAATCTTCGGCAGCTCGGCGTCGCCCTCCACAATTACCACGATCGCTATAACTTGTTCCCGCCAGGGAACATCAATGGCATATCGATGTTCGCCAGGATTCTACCAGACATAGAACAAACAGCTATTTTTTCGAGAATTGATTTTCAGGACTACGATTCGCCGGTCAATTCCGATGTCCGAAACACTCCAATTCCTCTGCTGCACTGCCCCATGGATGGCGTGTCCGTAAATACAAATAAGACAAATTATGTTGGGAATTGTGGGACGGGAGTTCAATCCAACGGGCAATTTCTGGGCATGTTCGGCCCAATTGACGGATTCGGTGGCCAGCCAATTGCCGCCGCCGAGATCGTGGACGGACTTTCAAACACAGTCGCCTATTCTGAATCTCTTGTCAGTACAGACGCCAGCCCAGATGAGCAACGAGAGGCACCGTTTCGCGTTGTCTGGCGATTTGGTGGCGCAAAGGATGCTGACCTAGAAGATTTTCTTTCCGCCTGCGACGCCCTGCCAACCACAGCAGACTTAAGCAGCATCGATCGTGGCAGAGACTGGCTCAGCGGAAATGGGGCCTATACGCTGTATAACCACTCGCAAACGCCTAATCGAAAGTCGTGTTCGTTTCAGGACAGCATACTCTTTGGATCCTATGTCGCCAACAGCCTGCATACCGGAGGTGTGAACATTGGACTGGCAGATGGGTCTGTTCGCTTTGTCGGCAACGATATTGATAAGGATATTTGGAGAGCATCTGCCACACGAAGCGGCAGAGAGGGTACGGAGGGATTCTAA
- a CDS encoding RDD family protein — MDAFTRPLAGFGARLLAYLIDVVPITLAVASIFYFFLGFDEAVRQYVAARDDIDNRIDFLARRNQIRDFSFVVYIIYCGLLEGSAMQGTLGKRLVGVRVTDENGDRLSIARSFGRNFTKIVSYLPLGLGFIWAIWSRRKQGWHDMIARTLVIKR, encoded by the coding sequence ATGGACGCATTCACTAGACCATTGGCAGGATTTGGTGCTCGTCTGCTTGCGTACCTGATCGATGTTGTACCGATCACTCTGGCCGTCGCTTCCATTTTTTACTTCTTCCTGGGCTTTGACGAAGCGGTTCGGCAGTATGTAGCTGCAAGGGACGACATCGACAATCGGATAGATTTCTTAGCGCGGCGAAATCAAATCAGGGATTTTTCCTTCGTCGTTTACATCATCTACTGTGGATTACTCGAAGGCTCTGCGATGCAGGGGACTTTGGGAAAGCGATTGGTAGGCGTTCGAGTCACGGATGAGAACGGCGACCGATTGAGCATAGCGCGATCGTTTGGACGCAATTTTACAAAGATCGTGTCTTATCTCCCCCTTGGCCTCGGATTTATCTGGGCCATATGGTCCAGAAGGAAGCAAGGGTGGCACGACATGATCGCCAGGACACTAGTAATCAAGCGATGA
- a CDS encoding arylsulfatase, translated as MLLIPANFRQSVSAIAFSLLLTHLTPATCLAAQARESQPHPNIVVIMADDLGYGDVSCYGARSVQTPNIDKLAAEGRRFTNGYCSASTCTPTRYSFLTGRYAFRGERTGIAPPNAPAIIKPGTETIASILHAAGYATAVIGKWHLGLGGPEGPDWNGELKPGPLEIGFDTCFLLPTTNDRVPQVYVHNHRVPNLDPADPLWVGNSQPSADHPTGITHRGSLKMDWSHGHNSTIHNGISRIGFYTGGHSARFRDEDLADKWVEQSVKFMKENKNRPFFLFFASHDIHVPRIPHERFQGATSLGFRGDAIVEFDWCVGEISNALDQLGIAENTLIVVCSDNGPVLDDGYKDGAIEKIGTHKAAGPFRGGKYSVFEGGTRTPFISRWKGRIQPGVSEEIVCTIDLARSCAALTNQPVPENAFSDSQDVMDCLLGKDGARGREHLVQQDNGSSGTFGFRSGQWKLHRYDRKTARNVVVEKELTNTKVQQFQLYDLKADPGETTNIIDKHPDLAEQLKKKLAQLIEAP; from the coding sequence ATGTTGCTAATCCCTGCGAACTTCAGGCAGTCTGTCAGCGCCATTGCGTTCAGCCTGCTCCTCACACACCTGACCCCAGCGACATGCCTGGCCGCTCAAGCCCGCGAATCCCAGCCACATCCTAATATTGTCGTCATCATGGCCGACGACCTGGGCTATGGCGACGTATCCTGTTACGGCGCGCGGTCGGTACAGACGCCAAATATTGACAAGCTTGCGGCGGAAGGGCGCCGATTCACCAATGGATATTGTTCTGCATCGACATGCACACCGACTCGATATTCGTTCCTGACAGGCAGGTACGCGTTTCGCGGCGAACGAACCGGCATTGCTCCTCCGAATGCTCCGGCGATCATCAAGCCAGGCACTGAAACCATTGCATCCATCCTGCACGCAGCGGGATACGCGACGGCTGTTATCGGAAAGTGGCATCTGGGGCTTGGGGGCCCCGAAGGCCCGGACTGGAACGGAGAATTGAAACCCGGGCCTTTGGAAATTGGGTTTGACACCTGTTTCCTGCTGCCGACAACCAATGATCGAGTACCGCAGGTCTATGTTCATAACCATCGAGTCCCCAATCTGGACCCTGCAGACCCACTTTGGGTTGGTAATTCGCAACCATCGGCGGACCATCCCACAGGAATCACGCATCGGGGTTCGCTGAAAATGGATTGGTCGCATGGCCACAATTCCACGATTCACAATGGGATCAGTCGGATTGGGTTTTACACCGGAGGTCATTCGGCGCGATTTCGGGATGAGGATCTGGCTGATAAATGGGTCGAGCAGTCAGTGAAGTTTATGAAAGAGAACAAGAACCGCCCCTTCTTTCTCTTCTTCGCGTCACATGACATTCATGTCCCCCGCATCCCTCATGAACGATTTCAGGGTGCGACATCTCTTGGTTTTCGTGGCGACGCTATCGTGGAGTTCGACTGGTGCGTAGGTGAAATCTCGAATGCGCTGGATCAATTGGGCATCGCCGAAAACACCTTAATCGTTGTGTGTTCAGACAACGGCCCCGTGCTTGATGACGGATACAAAGACGGCGCGATAGAAAAAATTGGTACGCACAAGGCGGCAGGCCCGTTTCGAGGAGGCAAGTACAGCGTTTTCGAAGGGGGAACTCGCACACCATTTATTTCCCGATGGAAAGGCAGGATTCAGCCAGGTGTCTCCGAGGAAATCGTCTGCACGATCGATTTGGCAAGGAGCTGCGCGGCGCTGACGAATCAGCCTGTTCCGGAGAATGCTTTCAGCGACAGCCAGGATGTGATGGATTGCCTGTTGGGGAAAGATGGGGCTCGCGGCCGCGAACATCTGGTGCAACAGGATAATGGCAGCAGTGGGACATTCGGATTCCGATCAGGTCAGTGGAAACTGCATCGTTATGATCGCAAAACAGCCCGGAATGTTGTGGTCGAGAAGGAACTGACAAACACAAAGGTTCAACAGTTTCAGCTGTACGATCTGAAAGCAGACCCGGGCGAAACAACGAACATCATAGACAAGCATCCGGATCTGGCCGAGCAGTTGAAGAAGAAGCTGGCACAGCTAATCGAGGCCCCATAA
- a CDS encoding aminoglycoside phosphotransferase family protein, with protein sequence MLNSTETMLTSLPPDVRNLNSVAAEANANIVRQDSSLPGLQNLLQPQSMEAAIASLLRARAPIDVRLHYLRYKPHRRCIALLDVTTDGVSALVTATAMTSDSWNRWQQKAQLALAAGHVRHIDDCRLKLELFPFDRHLRHIVKLSREESCNRLLRRILPDIHDSRRQSTEIKLERLAYKPARRLVMSVACDGTLPGNEIRKYVVKFHSQSTFKRVADRVRAIGRLNLSDPMTVQCCKRYQAIATPWVAGQNLASLLSADVSAIPSSTLQDVGRKLAELHACHLPVGLNLPIAHAADQVGELRRLADDLSFLYPPLAEDVRRVIRSVIRSIPNGDRNTLIHGDFYAKQVIVDEPSIRFIDFDAVSIGSPWIDAGNFVAKLHWSHVRGQMTSEHLQWAIHHFRYGYRERGDWNEPAFRCFLAVGLLKSMPHTFRQAAENWPGLLSQLLKTADKIIAHDAHTKVHQFHAGGAEFDTTESLPNRDISPARLSRVSENPHLITDSVRRAMGNSQTHLESPIAQLQFRDASVVRMKPDRRCLVECHFSSDEALSHGVNHQGTVDDLCVIGKIRFKGLDHATPQLHRRLYQAGLHERSATRVPRFLGTVPALNMWLQEKVCANSVTADARTPLEVHAAVGRALAELHSIDVNVDRHHSIHDEMQILERRLGEVSTRHTEWNRDIGLVLNRCSELAAGLPKTPDCLIHRDFYFDQVLYDGTQITLLDLDLAAMGTPELDAGNYLAHLLEYSVRSPRDRDYCRDAVFAFEEAFVQASSSVTSQSVAAWTMISLARHIWISIQIHERRHTTAELLKLLSKPDVPFPLMHR encoded by the coding sequence ATGCTGAATTCAACCGAAACCATGCTGACATCATTACCTCCAGACGTCCGCAACCTGAATTCAGTAGCGGCCGAAGCGAACGCAAACATCGTGCGACAGGATTCATCGCTGCCCGGCCTGCAGAATCTGCTGCAGCCGCAATCTATGGAAGCTGCCATCGCCAGTCTCTTGCGGGCGAGGGCTCCGATTGATGTTCGGCTTCATTATCTGAGATACAAACCACATCGCCGCTGCATTGCGTTGCTGGATGTAACGACTGACGGCGTTAGCGCACTGGTCACAGCCACGGCCATGACATCAGACAGCTGGAACAGATGGCAGCAGAAAGCACAACTTGCTTTGGCTGCAGGACATGTGCGACATATCGATGACTGCCGATTGAAGCTGGAACTCTTTCCATTTGACCGACATCTTCGCCACATCGTCAAATTGTCCAGGGAAGAATCCTGTAACAGGCTTCTTCGACGCATTCTGCCGGATATCCACGATTCTCGGCGCCAAAGTACTGAAATAAAGCTGGAGCGACTGGCCTACAAACCTGCTCGACGCTTAGTTATGAGTGTGGCTTGCGACGGAACGTTGCCGGGAAATGAGATCCGCAAGTATGTTGTCAAGTTTCACTCGCAATCAACGTTCAAACGGGTAGCCGACCGGGTTCGAGCCATCGGACGCCTGAACCTGTCGGATCCGATGACGGTTCAATGCTGCAAAAGGTATCAGGCAATTGCAACACCATGGGTTGCAGGACAGAATCTGGCCAGTCTGCTGAGCGCTGACGTATCGGCGATCCCATCCTCGACGCTGCAGGATGTCGGCCGAAAACTGGCCGAACTACATGCCTGTCACCTTCCCGTCGGACTCAACCTTCCGATTGCCCATGCCGCGGATCAGGTGGGTGAACTGCGGCGTCTGGCGGACGACTTGTCCTTTCTTTATCCCCCGCTGGCAGAAGACGTCCGACGGGTGATCCGTTCGGTGATCAGGTCAATTCCGAACGGCGACCGGAACACACTGATTCATGGCGACTTCTATGCAAAGCAGGTGATTGTGGATGAACCGTCCATTCGCTTTATCGATTTCGATGCCGTCAGCATTGGCAGTCCCTGGATTGACGCAGGAAACTTCGTCGCAAAACTGCACTGGAGTCACGTTCGTGGTCAGATGACGAGCGAACATCTGCAATGGGCCATTCATCACTTTAGATACGGCTATCGAGAACGCGGTGACTGGAATGAACCTGCGTTTCGATGCTTTCTGGCCGTCGGACTTCTGAAATCGATGCCGCATACATTCCGGCAGGCCGCAGAGAACTGGCCCGGACTTTTGTCACAGCTGCTGAAAACCGCCGACAAGATCATCGCTCATGATGCACACACCAAAGTTCATCAATTTCACGCTGGTGGTGCGGAATTCGATACCACGGAAAGCTTGCCAAACCGAGACATTTCACCTGCTCGACTCAGTCGTGTGTCAGAGAATCCGCACCTTATCACGGATTCTGTGCGTCGTGCGATGGGCAATTCGCAAACACACCTGGAATCTCCAATTGCGCAGTTGCAGTTCCGGGACGCCAGTGTCGTTCGAATGAAGCCGGACCGGCGGTGTCTGGTGGAATGCCATTTCAGCAGCGATGAAGCGCTCTCGCACGGTGTGAATCATCAGGGCACGGTTGATGATCTTTGCGTCATTGGAAAAATTCGCTTCAAAGGACTCGACCATGCGACGCCTCAGCTGCATCGCAGATTGTATCAGGCAGGGTTGCACGAAAGGTCCGCGACCCGCGTGCCTCGGTTCCTCGGGACTGTCCCCGCCCTGAATATGTGGCTGCAGGAGAAAGTCTGCGCTAACAGTGTGACGGCTGATGCCCGGACACCATTGGAAGTTCATGCAGCCGTTGGACGAGCGTTGGCGGAACTACATTCAATTGATGTGAATGTGGATCGTCATCATTCCATTCACGATGAAATGCAAATCCTTGAACGTCGATTAGGTGAAGTCAGCACGCGACATACAGAATGGAACCGCGATATTGGTCTGGTTCTGAATCGATGTTCTGAACTTGCGGCAGGCCTTCCGAAAACTCCGGACTGCCTGATTCATCGAGATTTCTACTTCGATCAGGTGCTTTATGACGGTACGCAGATCACGCTGCTGGACCTTGACCTTGCAGCCATGGGGACTCCGGAGCTGGATGCAGGCAACTACCTCGCCCACTTGCTGGAATATTCGGTCAGATCACCGAGGGACCGCGACTACTGCCGAGACGCCGTATTTGCCTTCGAAGAAGCGTTCGTTCAGGCTTCATCTTCGGTCACGAGCCAGTCCGTCGCTGCATGGACGATGATATCGCTCGCCCGACATATCTGGATTTCGATTCAGATACACGAACGCCGACACACGACCGCTGAACTGCTGAAACTTCTTTCGAAACCCGACGTTCCATTCCCGTTAATGCACCGATAA
- a CDS encoding ABC transporter ATP-binding protein: MTHNDSPNFRKLIRLLLPGFRAQWQRVAFAVACLFLSVALRILEPWPLQYVLDNMIMKITRTNSLALINASNPFASVHTLLLVCAVTMIGIAVLRALSDYYRTIIFAVVGNRIVTDLRSQVYQHVQNLSLGFHQRARGGDLTIRLVGDLNMMKDVAVSAALPLISSCLLLLGMVAVMLWMNWRLGMIVLFIFPAFWFVTVRGSRKIHRSAKKQRQREGALAATAAEALSAVKSVQAMDMGNAFSEAFTSSNAKSLKDGVRTSRLTAGLERTVDVLIAVTSAVVLWRGAVFVLDGTLTPGGLVVYLAYLKRGFKPLQDFAKYTGRLSKALAASERIVELLQQRPEITESPEAITAPELTGRIRFADVRFAYGPDQMVFRNLNFDVQPGQHLAVVGPSGIGKSTLFSLMLRLFDPQQGTIYFDGHDIRHWTLTSLRRRMSVVLQDNVVFASSVRDNIAMATEDAAMEQVEEAAQIAMAEDFIRQLPDGYETVLGERGVNLSQGQRQRLAIARAALRKAPFLLLDEPTSSLDPENRAKVIASLRRVSVNRTTLLITHDMDLAAQCDVILCLCPDGTADIGTHEELLQRCESYASLCQTPELIA, from the coding sequence ATGACACACAACGATTCACCTAATTTCCGGAAGTTAATCAGGCTGTTGCTGCCTGGCTTCAGAGCACAATGGCAACGTGTGGCGTTCGCGGTTGCGTGTCTTTTTCTGAGCGTTGCTCTGCGTATCCTGGAGCCGTGGCCGCTTCAGTATGTGCTTGACAACATGATCATGAAGATCACCAGGACCAATAGTCTGGCTCTGATCAATGCGTCCAATCCGTTTGCGTCCGTCCATACTTTACTGCTGGTTTGCGCCGTGACCATGATCGGAATCGCAGTGCTGCGGGCCCTCTCCGACTATTACCGCACGATCATTTTTGCGGTCGTCGGTAATCGCATCGTCACGGACCTCAGGTCGCAGGTCTACCAGCATGTCCAGAATCTGTCTCTGGGGTTCCATCAACGTGCCAGAGGCGGAGATTTAACGATTCGTCTGGTCGGCGATCTGAACATGATGAAGGACGTTGCCGTCTCTGCCGCGCTGCCTCTGATCTCCAGCTGTCTGCTGCTTCTTGGCATGGTCGCAGTGATGCTGTGGATGAACTGGCGACTGGGTATGATTGTGCTGTTTATCTTTCCGGCGTTTTGGTTTGTTACTGTTCGAGGCAGTCGAAAGATCCATCGATCAGCAAAAAAACAACGACAGCGAGAAGGAGCGTTAGCCGCAACGGCTGCAGAAGCTCTGTCGGCTGTGAAGTCCGTTCAGGCGATGGACATGGGAAACGCGTTCTCTGAAGCTTTCACTTCCAGTAATGCGAAGAGTCTGAAAGACGGTGTGAGAACGAGCCGATTGACGGCGGGCCTCGAGCGTACGGTGGATGTGCTAATCGCGGTTACATCTGCGGTCGTGCTTTGGAGAGGAGCGGTATTCGTCCTGGACGGCACTCTCACACCCGGTGGGCTTGTGGTGTATCTCGCCTATCTGAAGCGAGGTTTTAAACCGCTGCAGGATTTTGCCAAGTACACCGGGCGACTCTCAAAAGCACTCGCTGCGAGTGAAAGGATTGTCGAGCTTCTGCAACAGAGGCCGGAAATCACGGAGAGCCCGGAGGCCATCACGGCACCGGAACTGACGGGCAGAATACGATTCGCTGACGTGCGATTTGCTTACGGACCTGATCAGATGGTCTTTCGGAATCTGAATTTCGACGTGCAACCCGGGCAGCACCTGGCGGTGGTGGGACCATCCGGAATCGGCAAATCGACCTTGTTCAGTCTGATGCTGCGTTTGTTTGACCCTCAACAGGGCACCATTTACTTCGATGGTCATGACATCCGTCACTGGACGCTCACTTCGCTGCGTCGACGAATGAGCGTTGTGCTGCAGGACAACGTGGTATTTGCTTCCAGTGTGCGGGACAATATCGCAATGGCCACGGAAGACGCGGCCATGGAGCAGGTGGAAGAAGCGGCGCAGATTGCGATGGCTGAAGATTTCATTCGGCAACTTCCTGACGGCTACGAAACGGTCCTCGGAGAACGAGGCGTGAATCTGTCGCAGGGGCAGCGTCAACGACTGGCGATTGCTCGCGCGGCACTACGCAAAGCACCATTCCTGCTGCTGGATGAACCAACGTCAAGTCTTGACCCGGAAAATCGCGCGAAAGTAATCGCATCACTGCGAAGAGTGTCTGTCAACAGAACCACACTCCTGATCACACACGACATGGATCTCGCGGCCCAATGCGATGTCATTCTTTGCCTGTGCCCCGATGGCACCGCCGACATAGGAACGCATGAAGAACTCCTTCAACGATGTGAATCTTACGCTTCCCTTTGCCAGACGCCCGAGCTGATTGCCTGA
- a CDS encoding HD domain-containing protein — protein MKVEVNVRIDGREVATVEECIAGPAIEVEQQTEALKDRVGQVVLAEGFLQLAATLRHPCCCGKSMQNKGQRTVTIMSQSGEISFKRTRYCCTECGHYQTPADRVICCGRHRVTRHLAKQISQLATIEHFTRLEQLMADQHAVHIGHDEMLQLVHDVGGTVDAQRQMEAVRAIERPSAITTRVRPKQVYVSCDGIMYCTNQREICPNDPDRHRMIWRQMRVGCVYWQDEEEEHWHKQVIWGQEDLPTFSASLYRLACECGYREAEEKIFVADGGEWCWGIQDQYFVDSIGILDWYHATEHIWDCGKQLHSDPQQPIQGSIPPLPLGSFGDDSSLNETVRFSLAQHLADVSHEVTRLTNNLRVSESLKETLETAARCHDLGKADPRFQAMLLYKPLNIAFMQSKLWAKSGVPGFNAANTLPTNFRHEMLSLNLLDRIDIGKSDEDVLRHVVAGGE, from the coding sequence ATGAAAGTAGAAGTTAATGTAAGGATTGATGGCCGGGAAGTGGCAACCGTGGAAGAATGCATTGCCGGACCGGCGATTGAGGTCGAGCAGCAGACAGAAGCTTTGAAGGATCGGGTCGGACAGGTGGTTCTGGCGGAAGGCTTCTTGCAGTTAGCCGCAACCCTCAGACACCCGTGTTGCTGTGGGAAGTCGATGCAGAACAAAGGTCAGCGGACCGTCACCATCATGAGTCAAAGCGGCGAGATCTCTTTCAAACGGACTCGGTATTGCTGCACCGAATGTGGCCATTATCAGACTCCTGCTGATCGCGTGATCTGTTGTGGTCGACACCGCGTGACACGACATCTGGCGAAGCAGATTTCCCAACTTGCAACGATCGAACATTTCACGCGGCTGGAACAACTCATGGCCGACCAGCACGCTGTTCACATCGGCCACGATGAAATGCTGCAACTGGTTCATGATGTCGGAGGAACTGTCGATGCTCAGCGGCAGATGGAAGCCGTTCGAGCGATCGAGCGTCCATCTGCAATCACAACCCGGGTCCGGCCAAAGCAGGTTTATGTCAGCTGCGACGGCATCATGTACTGCACAAATCAGCGGGAAATATGCCCCAATGATCCCGATCGACATCGCATGATCTGGCGTCAAATGCGAGTCGGTTGCGTGTACTGGCAGGATGAAGAAGAAGAGCATTGGCACAAGCAGGTGATCTGGGGTCAGGAAGACCTGCCGACTTTCTCAGCATCGTTGTATCGACTGGCGTGCGAATGCGGTTATCGCGAAGCAGAGGAAAAGATTTTCGTGGCCGATGGTGGCGAGTGGTGTTGGGGCATTCAGGACCAGTACTTCGTAGACTCCATTGGTATTCTGGACTGGTATCATGCTACCGAACACATCTGGGACTGCGGTAAACAACTGCATTCTGATCCGCAACAACCAATTCAGGGCAGCATTCCTCCGCTGCCGCTGGGTTCATTTGGTGACGACAGTTCGCTCAACGAGACCGTCCGTTTTTCGCTGGCGCAGCACCTGGCTGACGTCTCTCATGAAGTCACACGACTTACGAACAATCTCCGCGTTTCCGAGTCGCTGAAAGAAACACTCGAAACCGCTGCTCGCTGTCACGATCTGGGCAAAGCTGATCCCCGGTTTCAGGCGATGCTGCTGTACAAACCGCTCAACATTGCCTTCATGCAGTCGAAGTTGTGGGCGAAGTCAGGCGTGCCCGGTTTCAACGCCGCGAACACGCTTCCCACGAACTTCCGTCACGAAATGCTTTCGCTGAATCTTCTCGACCGGATCGACATCGGAAAGAGTGACGAAGACGTATTGCGACACGTCGTGGCCGGGGGGGAATGA